A genome region from Bacillota bacterium includes the following:
- a CDS encoding IS3 family transposase — VFSSQQELDLELFDYVNWFNNVRIHGSLDYLTPNEYKLMHL, encoded by the coding sequence GTTTTCTCTAGCCAACAGGAACTTGACCTTGAACTCTTTGATTATGTAAACTGGTTCAACAATGTTCGCATACACGGATCACTGGACTATCTAACACCGAATGAGTACAAGCTAATGCACCTTTAA
- a CDS encoding CHAP domain-containing protein: MHMHRLEKLRNHIDGILHSVVAAYERRCGFLHLYGVAQAAALLAERKGLAPDIAAAAAMLHDIYTYRTGHTALHSHNSAEEARPVLRDMGIFSQEEQLLILSAVFHHSDKTHRHDEYDEILKNADVLQHYLYNPALPVSPGNAARLEHTLAILGYSTTHQIRVAEVKHNKASARDKRALLANIAEKMADEKIVGEPGNITFAHIARRWPDTLEHKSIEQLAGNWCAAFVHHCCQEAGFLLPFRHPNVSCRFAAVRGWYEWSTRREINLFTPAETGYIPQRGDIVIFRDSIPPQKNNAPSGTLDHIGIVLKNLDRHIIVAEGNADNSNLSAIMARDRSENIAGYIHMDNDFEYEGWKTDYKTGQERVETYSPYHPVPQSR, translated from the coding sequence ATGCACATGCACAGGCTGGAAAAACTGAGGAATCATATTGATGGCATCCTGCACAGTGTTGTCGCTGCCTATGAGCGCAGATGCGGCTTCCTTCACTTGTACGGGGTGGCCCAGGCGGCCGCCCTGCTGGCGGAAAGAAAGGGACTTGCCCCCGATATAGCAGCTGCAGCTGCCATGCTCCATGACATTTACACTTACCGGACAGGACACACTGCCCTGCACAGCCACAACAGCGCAGAAGAGGCCCGCCCCGTGCTGAGAGACATGGGCATTTTCTCTCAGGAAGAGCAGTTGCTGATTCTCTCGGCTGTCTTTCATCACTCGGACAAGACCCATAGGCATGATGAGTACGATGAAATCCTTAAAAACGCCGATGTCCTGCAACACTATCTATACAATCCTGCCCTGCCTGTCAGCCCCGGCAATGCGGCCAGGTTGGAGCATACGCTGGCAATCTTGGGTTACTCCACCACTCACCAGATTAGGGTGGCTGAAGTTAAGCATAATAAAGCTTCCGCTCGCGATAAAAGGGCGCTGCTAGCGAACATAGCAGAAAAGATGGCTGATGAGAAGATTGTCGGTGAGCCCGGAAACATAACATTTGCTCACATTGCCCGGCGCTGGCCCGATACCTTAGAACATAAAAGCATTGAACAGTTGGCCGGCAACTGGTGTGCAGCATTCGTCCATCATTGTTGTCAGGAGGCCGGGTTCCTTTTGCCATTCAGGCATCCCAATGTTTCCTGCCGATTTGCCGCCGTCAGGGGCTGGTATGAGTGGAGCACCAGGCGGGAGATAAATCTGTTTACTCCTGCCGAAACAGGTTATATTCCTCAACGAGGGGATATTGTTATTTTTAGAGACAGCATACCTCCTCAAAAGAACAACGCCCCTAGTGGCACCCTAGATCACATTGGCATAGTGCTGAAAAACCTGGATCGTCACATTATTGTCGCCGAGGGCAATGCCGACAACAGCAATCTCTCAGCAATTATGGCAAGAGACCGCTCAGAAAACATCGCAGGTTACATTCATATGGACAACGACTTCGAGTATGAGGGCTGGAAGACAGATTATAAAACCGGTCAGGAGAGAGTTGAAACTTATTCTCCATATCATCCGGTCCCGCAGTCAAGATAA